A stretch of the Oceanicola sp. D3 genome encodes the following:
- a CDS encoding GlxA family transcriptional regulator, whose protein sequence is MRRPEAQTLVVEVPAKPKRFAFLLVPDFSLLSFAGAIDAFRLANRTSGNQLYDWQLISEGAVPVQASCGSVFQVNGGLDDLNREEVILACAGLDVEDKASPKILAWLRKQARRGLAIGGLCTAGYLLARAGLLDGKRATIHWENADSFTEEFEEVRLTKTVFVHDGNRMTTAGGTASIDLALQIIAEDYGEELANTVADQLIYSSIRTDQDTQRLSIPTRIGVRHPKLSRVIQIMEQNLEEPISPAKLAEDVVLSTRQLERLFRRYLNRSPKRYYMELRLQKARNLLMQTDMSVINVALACGFTSPSHFSKCYRAQYQTTPYRERGSHGARLSV, encoded by the coding sequence ATGCGGCGGCCCGAAGCGCAAACTCTGGTGGTCGAGGTGCCGGCCAAGCCGAAGCGCTTTGCCTTCCTCCTCGTCCCCGATTTCTCGCTTCTCAGCTTTGCTGGCGCGATCGACGCATTCCGGCTGGCCAACCGCACCTCTGGCAACCAGCTCTACGACTGGCAGCTGATCTCCGAGGGCGCTGTGCCGGTGCAGGCCTCCTGCGGCTCGGTCTTTCAGGTCAACGGCGGGCTCGACGACCTCAACCGTGAAGAGGTGATCCTCGCCTGCGCCGGGCTCGACGTGGAGGACAAGGCCAGCCCCAAAATCCTTGCATGGCTGCGCAAACAGGCCCGCCGCGGCCTCGCCATCGGCGGGCTGTGCACCGCAGGCTACCTGCTCGCCCGCGCCGGGCTGCTCGACGGCAAGCGCGCGACGATCCATTGGGAAAACGCCGACAGCTTCACCGAAGAGTTCGAAGAGGTGCGCCTGACCAAAACCGTCTTCGTCCATGACGGCAACCGGATGACGACGGCAGGCGGCACCGCCTCCATCGACCTCGCGCTCCAGATCATCGCCGAAGACTATGGCGAGGAGCTGGCCAACACCGTGGCCGACCAGCTGATCTATTCCTCGATCCGCACCGATCAGGACACCCAGCGCCTCTCCATCCCCACCCGCATCGGCGTGCGCCACCCCAAGCTGAGCCGTGTGATCCAGATCATGGAGCAAAACCTCGAAGAGCCGATCTCACCCGCCAAACTGGCCGAAGATGTCGTGCTGTCCACCCGCCAGCTTGAGCGCCTGTTCCGCCGCTACCTCAACCGCTCCCCCAAGCGCTACTACATGGAACTCCGTCTGCAAAAGGCCCGCAACCTGCTGATGCAAACCGATATGTCGGTCATCAACGTGGCGCTGGCCTGCGGCTTCACCTCGCCCTCGCATTTCTCCAAATGCTACCGCGCGCAATATCAAACCACCCCCTACCGCGAGCGCGGCTCCCACGGCGCGCGCCTCTCGGTATGA
- a CDS encoding ATP-grasp fold amidoligase family protein, with product MAREFHEQAFYNKRDRESMGDGFVREYLRDYWDWFRDNLKDAPKVPGDQWMTCLSELGLKETRAVAKRGIGAYYRSTGLFPDFSQPRRFTEMMLLNSLISPMPRLNAADKLNVGHYIPEHLRERIQPCPVEKVFENQAEFDLSSVPEGTYFLKTNHGSSQNIRCDLSGTLDDETSAKIDEKLPKWFDEPYGTASSQWWYRLIDRKVFLERSIARAEDEIVPDFRFHCINGTAALLQVDVGLGTSQRNNAIYDKDLNYIAKPFLRPNRAEVPLPAVTQEARDIAQEISKPFPYIRVDIYVRGDDLFLGELTFLPNAGRRPVRSAYIDNYLCSFWDPMPTVKRVAKVPATASKAA from the coding sequence ATGGCACGCGAATTCCACGAACAGGCATTCTACAACAAGCGGGATCGCGAAAGCATGGGCGATGGCTTCGTGCGCGAATACCTGCGCGACTATTGGGACTGGTTCCGCGACAACCTCAAAGACGCCCCCAAAGTCCCCGGCGACCAGTGGATGACCTGCCTCTCCGAGCTGGGCCTCAAGGAAACCCGCGCAGTCGCAAAGCGTGGAATCGGGGCCTATTATCGCTCCACCGGGCTCTTTCCCGACTTTTCCCAGCCCCGCCGCTTCACCGAGATGATGCTGCTCAACAGCCTGATCTCTCCCATGCCGCGCCTCAACGCCGCCGACAAGCTGAACGTCGGCCACTATATTCCCGAACATCTGCGCGAGCGGATCCAGCCCTGCCCGGTCGAAAAGGTCTTCGAAAACCAAGCCGAGTTTGACCTCTCCAGCGTGCCCGAGGGCACCTATTTTCTGAAAACCAACCACGGCAGCAGCCAGAACATCCGCTGCGATCTCTCCGGCACGCTCGATGACGAGACCAGCGCAAAGATCGACGAGAAACTGCCCAAGTGGTTCGACGAGCCCTATGGCACCGCCTCTTCGCAATGGTGGTATCGGTTGATCGACCGCAAGGTATTCCTTGAGCGCTCCATCGCCCGCGCCGAAGACGAGATCGTGCCAGACTTCCGCTTTCACTGCATAAACGGCACCGCCGCGCTGTTGCAGGTCGATGTCGGGCTTGGCACCAGCCAGCGCAACAATGCGATTTACGACAAGGATCTCAACTACATCGCCAAGCCCTTCCTCCGCCCCAACCGGGCCGAAGTGCCCCTGCCCGCCGTCACGCAGGAAGCCCGCGACATCGCGCAGGAAATCTCAAAGCCCTTCCCCTACATCCGGGTCGATATCTATGTGCGCGGTGACGATCTGTTCTTGGGCGAGCTGACATTCCTGCCCAATGCCGGGCGGCGTCCGGTCCGCTCGGCCTATATTGATAATTACCTCTGCAGCTTCTGGGATCCCATGCCCACCGTCAAACGGGTGGCCAAGGTGCCGGCCACGGCGAGCAAAGCCGCCTGA
- the murI gene encoding glutamate racemase, translating into MAVGIFDSGIGGLTVLDAVQKRLPDQAFVYYGDHAHSPYGVRDADNIHDLTRGAVERLWAEGCDLVVLACNTASAAALRRMQEAGVPEGKRVLGVFVPLIEALTERQWGDNSPPREVAVKHVALFATPATVASRAFQRELAFRAIGVDVEAQACGGVVDAIEDGDMILAEALVHSHVDALKRKMPKPEAAILGCTHYPIMEEAFQEALGPEVSVYSQATIVAESLADYLTRHPDKLGSGEKTKFLTTGDPRKVTDQATRFLRRKVEFQPA; encoded by the coding sequence ATGGCGGTTGGCATTTTCGACTCAGGGATCGGCGGGCTTACCGTGCTGGACGCGGTGCAAAAGCGGCTGCCCGATCAGGCGTTTGTCTACTATGGCGACCACGCCCACAGCCCTTATGGCGTGCGCGATGCCGACAATATTCATGACCTGACCCGCGGCGCGGTGGAGCGGCTCTGGGCCGAGGGCTGCGACTTGGTGGTTCTGGCCTGCAACACGGCGAGCGCGGCGGCCTTGCGGCGGATGCAGGAGGCCGGTGTGCCCGAGGGCAAACGGGTGCTTGGTGTGTTCGTGCCGCTGATCGAGGCGCTGACCGAGCGGCAGTGGGGCGACAACTCGCCCCCGCGCGAGGTGGCGGTGAAGCATGTGGCGCTGTTTGCTACGCCGGCCACGGTGGCCTCGCGCGCGTTTCAGCGCGAGCTTGCTTTTCGGGCGATTGGCGTGGATGTCGAGGCGCAGGCCTGCGGCGGGGTTGTGGATGCCATCGAGGATGGTGACATGATCTTGGCCGAGGCGCTGGTGCACAGCCATGTGGACGCGCTCAAGCGCAAGATGCCCAAGCCTGAGGCGGCCATTCTAGGCTGCACTCATTATCCGATCATGGAAGAAGCCTTTCAGGAGGCGCTGGGGCCGGAGGTGAGCGTTTATTCGCAAGCCACGATCGTGGCGGAGTCTCTGGCCGATTATCTCACCCGCCACCCCGACAAGCTGGGCAGCGGGGAGAAGACGAAATTTCTGACCACGGGCGATCCGCGCAAGGTGACGGATCAGGCCACACGCTTCTTGCGACGAAAAGTTGAATTTCAGCCTGCCTGA
- a CDS encoding class II 3-deoxy-7-phosphoheptulonate synthase — MSTWTKADWRSKPRVQMPDYPDAAALNAVEAQLAKYPPLVFAGEARRLRDELGKAARGEAFLLQGGDCAESFAEFSGDNIRDTFKVMLQMAIVLTYGAKVPVVKVGRMAGQFAKPRSAPMEVKGDVELPSYRGDIINELDFTPEARIPDPKKMLQAYTQAAATLNLLRAFSQGGFADIHRVHAWTTGFADEDRAARYRDLSNRIQDALDFMSAAGIDADSVHAMQSVDFYTSHEALLLEYEEALTRVDSTTGQTVAGSGHMVWIGDRTRQPDGAHVEFCKGIINPIGLKAGPTMESDDLKRLMADLNPKNEAGRLTLITRFGAGKVEEHLPRLIDVVKSEGANVVWVCDAMHGNTIKSDSGFKTRPFERVLGEVREFFGVHRAAGTVPGGVHFEMTGQDVTECTGGVRAVTDEDLGSRYHTACDPRLNASQSLELAFLVAEELERRGVDARRDAV; from the coding sequence ATGAGCACTTGGACCAAAGCCGACTGGCGTTCGAAGCCTCGGGTGCAGATGCCCGACTACCCTGATGCGGCAGCGCTGAATGCCGTTGAGGCGCAGCTTGCGAAGTATCCGCCGCTGGTGTTTGCCGGTGAGGCCCGCCGTTTGCGCGATGAGCTTGGCAAGGCGGCGCGTGGCGAGGCGTTTTTGCTTCAGGGCGGCGATTGCGCCGAGAGCTTTGCAGAATTCAGCGGCGACAACATCCGCGACACCTTCAAGGTGATGCTGCAGATGGCCATCGTGCTGACCTACGGCGCCAAGGTGCCGGTGGTGAAGGTGGGCCGTATGGCCGGGCAGTTTGCCAAGCCGCGCTCTGCGCCGATGGAGGTGAAGGGTGATGTGGAGCTGCCGAGCTACCGCGGTGACATCATCAACGAGCTGGATTTCACCCCCGAGGCCCGCATTCCGGACCCGAAGAAGATGCTTCAGGCCTACACCCAGGCGGCGGCGACGCTGAACCTGCTGCGCGCTTTCTCGCAGGGTGGTTTTGCCGATATTCACCGGGTTCACGCCTGGACGACGGGCTTCGCGGATGAGGACCGCGCGGCACGCTACAGAGACCTCAGCAACCGGATTCAGGATGCGCTGGACTTTATGTCTGCCGCCGGAATCGACGCCGACTCGGTGCACGCCATGCAGTCGGTTGATTTTTACACCAGCCACGAGGCGCTGCTGCTTGAATACGAAGAGGCGCTGACCCGCGTGGACAGCACCACGGGGCAGACGGTGGCTGGCTCGGGCCATATGGTGTGGATCGGGGACCGCACGCGCCAGCCCGACGGCGCGCATGTGGAGTTCTGCAAGGGGATCATCAACCCCATCGGCCTGAAGGCCGGGCCGACGATGGAAAGCGACGACCTGAAGCGGCTGATGGCGGATCTCAACCCGAAGAACGAGGCTGGGCGGCTGACGCTGATCACCCGGTTTGGCGCTGGCAAGGTGGAAGAGCACCTGCCGCGGCTGATCGACGTGGTGAAGAGCGAGGGCGCCAATGTGGTGTGGGTCTGCGATGCGATGCATGGCAACACCATCAAGAGCGACAGCGGCTTCAAGACCCGGCCCTTCGAGCGGGTGCTGGGCGAGGTGCGCGAGTTCTTTGGCGTGCACCGTGCAGCGGGCACCGTGCCCGGCGGCGTGCATTTCGAGATGACCGGCCAGGATGTGACCGAATGCACCGGCGGCGTGCGGGCCGTGACCGACGAAGACCTCGGCTCGCGCTACCACACCGCCTGCGACCCGCGCCTGAATGCCAGCCAATCGCTGGAGCTGGCCTTCCTCGTGGCCGAGGAGCTTGAGCGGCGCGGGGTTGATGCGCGGCGCGATGCTGTCTGA
- a CDS encoding indolepyruvate ferredoxin oxidoreductase family protein, which produces MTRQDVSLTDRFDLEKSPVLLNGTQALVRLMLMQKARDRAAGLNTAGYCTGYRGSPLGGVDQWMTRAGKLLAENDVRFEPGLNEDLAATALWGSQNAELRGEGRYDGVYGLWYGKGPGVDRSGDVMRHANMAGTSPHGGVLMAMGDDHTGESSTVCHQSDWALVDVHMPVLSPAGVQEILDYGLYGWALSRYAGVWVGLKVMKDTVEATSVVDGRADRLNFVTPEFALPEGGLNIRLGDHWIAQEERLLAHKRFAAEAFANANKIDHRMHGKPGAKIGFVAAGKNWLDLCHALELLGIDADEAERLGVTTYKVGQVWPLDMKGFHDWAEGLEVIVVVEEKRKLIEVQVKEAIFDDRRGRRVYGGMKNGEVLFPTHFALDPNDIALELGQILIEEDCGTDRIKAGMARIESARLADNAPDIAARLPYFCAGCPHNSSTKLPEGSEAGAGIGCHFMARWMDRSTDRFTHMGAEGANWMGEAPFSKREHLFQNLGDGTYNHSGTLAIRAALAAGTNITFKILFNDAVAMTGGQPNEGGLSPQQIAREVLAMGVKEVALVFDEKEDVDLEAFPAQVTRHERAELESVQEKFSKIRGVSAIIYVQTCAAEKRRRRKRGTFPDIDKRVFINTDVCEGCGDCGVQSNCVAILPKETELGRKREIDQSACNKDFSCLNGFCPSFVTIQGAKVKKAPEKAVDLPDLPEPVLPAIEGTHNMVITGVGGTGVVTVGAVLAQAAHIDGKGVGMIEMAGLAQKGGAVHIHMRIAEKPELINAIRVGTGEANAVIGGDLVTTAGSKTLGLMREGQTGAVVNGADIITGHFTRDINFKLPHDRMVLALQARLKDGLQVFDAQALSRVLLGDSIYSNMMILGAAWQAGLVPVSYAALMRAVDLNGQAVEGNRRAFEIGRWAVVEPEAAAGMLAPGAAQEKTLAERIDYRARHLEAWGNAETARRYRALVDRAPDEEMKLAIAKGYHKLLAYKDEYETARLLLETETKAAEVFEGEMRFSYHLAPPIFGTKGPGGRPKKRAFGPWMRQGFKLLAAMKPLRGTLFDPFRFAHERKLERALIAQYETDMADILAGLNDHNRAPALALAELPLTIRGFGPVKLANAEKAAKRREELLEAFRNPEAPMRQAAE; this is translated from the coding sequence ATGACTAGGCAAGATGTAAGTCTCACCGACCGTTTCGATCTGGAGAAATCGCCGGTTCTGCTCAATGGCACGCAAGCGTTGGTGCGCTTGATGCTGATGCAGAAGGCGCGTGACAGGGCCGCCGGGTTGAATACGGCGGGCTATTGCACCGGATATCGCGGCTCGCCGCTGGGGGGCGTGGACCAGTGGATGACCCGTGCGGGCAAGCTGCTGGCCGAGAATGATGTGCGCTTCGAGCCGGGGCTGAACGAAGACCTCGCGGCCACCGCGCTATGGGGCAGCCAGAATGCCGAGCTGCGGGGCGAGGGGCGCTATGATGGCGTGTATGGCCTCTGGTACGGCAAGGGGCCTGGGGTGGACCGCTCGGGCGATGTGATGCGCCACGCCAATATGGCGGGCACCAGCCCGCATGGCGGCGTGCTGATGGCCATGGGAGATGACCACACCGGCGAAAGCTCGACCGTTTGCCACCAGTCCGACTGGGCGCTGGTGGATGTGCATATGCCGGTGCTGAGCCCTGCGGGGGTGCAGGAGATCCTTGACTATGGGCTCTATGGCTGGGCGCTGAGCCGCTATGCGGGCGTTTGGGTGGGCCTGAAGGTGATGAAGGACACCGTTGAGGCGACGAGCGTGGTGGATGGCCGGGCGGACCGGCTGAACTTTGTGACGCCTGAGTTTGCGCTGCCTGAGGGCGGGCTGAACATTCGGCTTGGGGATCACTGGATTGCGCAGGAAGAGCGGCTGTTGGCGCACAAGAGGTTTGCCGCCGAAGCCTTTGCGAATGCGAATAAAATAGACCATCGGATGCATGGCAAGCCGGGGGCGAAGATTGGCTTTGTCGCGGCCGGGAAGAACTGGCTCGATCTGTGCCACGCGCTGGAGCTTTTGGGCATTGACGCGGATGAAGCCGAGCGGCTTGGGGTGACGACCTACAAGGTGGGTCAGGTCTGGCCGTTGGATATGAAGGGCTTCCACGATTGGGCCGAGGGGCTCGAGGTGATCGTGGTGGTGGAAGAGAAGCGCAAGCTGATCGAGGTGCAGGTCAAGGAGGCGATCTTTGATGATCGCCGGGGGCGGCGCGTTTACGGCGGGATGAAGAATGGCGAGGTGCTCTTTCCAACCCATTTTGCGCTTGATCCCAATGACATAGCGCTCGAACTTGGGCAAATTCTGATCGAGGAAGATTGCGGCACCGACCGGATCAAGGCGGGGATGGCGCGAATTGAAAGCGCGCGGCTGGCCGACAATGCGCCCGATATCGCGGCCCGGTTGCCCTATTTCTGCGCGGGGTGCCCGCATAACTCCTCCACCAAACTGCCCGAGGGCTCCGAGGCGGGCGCTGGCATTGGCTGCCACTTCATGGCCCGCTGGATGGACCGCTCGACCGACCGATTTACCCATATGGGCGCGGAAGGGGCGAACTGGATGGGCGAGGCGCCGTTTTCCAAGCGCGAGCACCTGTTTCAGAACCTCGGGGACGGCACCTACAACCACTCCGGCACGCTGGCCATTCGGGCCGCACTGGCGGCGGGCACCAACATTACCTTCAAGATCCTGTTCAACGACGCGGTTGCGATGACCGGGGGGCAGCCGAATGAAGGCGGCCTGTCACCCCAGCAGATCGCCCGCGAAGTGCTGGCGATGGGGGTGAAGGAGGTGGCGCTTGTCTTCGATGAAAAGGAGGATGTTGATCTTGAGGCCTTTCCGGCGCAGGTGACGCGGCACGAGCGTGCCGAGCTTGAGAGCGTTCAGGAGAAGTTTAGCAAAATCAGAGGCGTATCGGCCATTATTTATGTACAGACCTGCGCGGCGGAAAAGCGGCGGCGGCGCAAGCGCGGCACCTTCCCCGATATCGACAAGCGGGTGTTCATCAACACCGATGTCTGCGAGGGCTGCGGCGATTGCGGGGTGCAGAGCAACTGCGTGGCGATCCTGCCGAAAGAGACCGAGCTGGGCCGCAAGCGCGAGATTGACCAGAGCGCCTGCAACAAGGATTTCTCCTGCCTCAACGGGTTTTGCCCCAGTTTCGTAACGATACAAGGCGCGAAGGTGAAGAAGGCGCCCGAAAAGGCGGTGGATCTGCCTGACCTGCCGGAGCCGGTGCTGCCCGCGATCGAGGGCACCCATAACATGGTGATTACGGGCGTTGGCGGCACCGGGGTGGTGACCGTAGGCGCGGTGCTGGCCCAGGCCGCGCATATCGACGGCAAGGGCGTTGGCATGATTGAGATGGCCGGGCTGGCGCAGAAGGGCGGCGCTGTGCACATCCACATGCGGATTGCCGAGAAGCCGGAACTGATCAATGCCATCCGCGTGGGCACCGGCGAGGCCAATGCGGTGATTGGCGGCGATCTGGTGACCACGGCAGGCTCCAAGACCTTGGGGCTGATGCGCGAGGGGCAGACCGGGGCGGTGGTGAACGGGGCGGATATCATCACCGGGCATTTCACCCGCGACATCAACTTCAAGCTGCCCCATGACCGGATGGTGCTGGCGCTACAGGCGCGCCTGAAGGACGGCTTGCAAGTGTTTGATGCGCAGGCGCTTTCTCGCGTGCTTCTCGGTGATAGCATCTATTCCAACATGATGATCCTCGGCGCCGCGTGGCAGGCCGGGCTGGTGCCGGTGAGCTACGCGGCGCTGATGCGTGCCGTCGACTTGAACGGGCAGGCGGTGGAGGGCAACAGGCGGGCCTTTGAGATCGGGCGATGGGCGGTGGTTGAGCCTGAGGCGGCTGCGGGGATGCTTGCGCCCGGGGCGGCGCAGGAAAAGACCTTGGCCGAGCGGATCGACTATCGCGCGCGCCACTTGGAAGCCTGGGGCAATGCCGAAACGGCTCGCCGTTACCGCGCGCTGGTGGACCGCGCCCCGGATGAAGAGATGAAGCTTGCGATTGCCAAGGGCTACCACAAGCTGCTGGCCTATAAGGACGAATACGAAACCGCCCGCCTGCTGCTGGAGACCGAGACCAAGGCGGCGGAGGTGTTTGAGGGGGAGATGCGCTTCAGCTACCACCTCGCCCCGCCGATCTTTGGCACCAAGGGGCCTGGCGGGCGGCCGAAAAAGCGGGCCTTCGGGCCTTGGATGCGGCAGGGCTTCAAGCTGCTGGCGGCGATGAAGCCCCTGCGCGGCACTCTGTTTGACCCGTTCCGCTTCGCCCATGAACGCAAGCTCGAACGTGCCCTGATCGCGCAGTACGAGACCGACATGGCCGATATCCTCGCCGGCCTGAACGACCACAACCGCGCCCCGGCGCTGGCACTCGCCGAACTCCCGCTGACCATCCGCGGATTCGGCCCGGTAAAACTCGCCAACGCCGAAAAGGCCGCCAAACGACGCGAAGAACTGCTCGAAGCCTTCCGCAACCCCGAAGCGCCCATGCGCCAGGCTGCGGAATAA
- the ccmE gene encoding cytochrome c maturation protein CcmE — protein MAGLKGLKKKRRVQVILVAVAALALSAGLIGYGFRDGINFFRSPSQVMESPPSPNEVFRIGGLVEEGSIVRGEGETVRFSVTDGGAVVPVEFTGILPDLFAEGQGMVGTGSYDGKVFVASEILAKHDETYMPKEVVDALKEQGVYVEPEPDS, from the coding sequence ATGGCCGGTCTTAAGGGGCTGAAAAAGAAGCGTCGGGTGCAGGTGATCCTCGTCGCCGTTGCAGCACTGGCACTTTCTGCCGGGCTGATCGGCTATGGCTTTCGCGACGGGATCAACTTTTTCCGCTCCCCCAGCCAAGTGATGGAGAGCCCGCCCAGCCCGAATGAAGTGTTTCGCATCGGCGGGCTGGTGGAAGAGGGCTCCATCGTCCGCGGCGAGGGCGAGACGGTGCGCTTTTCGGTGACGGATGGTGGTGCGGTGGTGCCGGTGGAGTTTACCGGCATCCTGCCGGACCTTTTTGCCGAGGGGCAGGGCATGGTCGGAACCGGTAGCTATGACGGGAAGGTCTTTGTGGCCAGCGAGATTCTGGCCAAGCACGACGAGACCTATATGCCCAAAGAAGTCGTGGACGCGCTGAAAGAGCAGGGCGTTTACGTGGAGCCTGAGCCGGACTCTTGA
- a CDS encoding GNAT family N-acetyltransferase, with translation MIQTARLTLRPAEPGDLPALHAIFSDPDVMRHWSTPPDETIDATADRLEGFMRGERELGPEWMILHQGTLIGRVGLWRKWEVGYILSRAAWGQGFASEALQTVTAEVFARHPACDAITADIDPRNIGSGRVLEKAGFIATHHAKNTFCINGEWSDSTYYRLDRPAP, from the coding sequence ATGATCCAGACGGCGCGGCTCACCCTTCGCCCGGCCGAGCCCGGCGACTTGCCCGCGCTCCACGCCATCTTCTCCGACCCGGACGTGATGCGCCATTGGTCCACCCCGCCGGATGAAACCATCGACGCCACCGCCGACCGGCTCGAAGGCTTCATGCGCGGCGAGCGTGAGCTGGGCCCCGAGTGGATGATCCTCCACCAAGGCACCCTCATCGGGCGCGTCGGCCTCTGGCGCAAATGGGAAGTCGGTTACATCCTCTCCCGCGCAGCATGGGGCCAAGGCTTTGCCTCCGAGGCGCTGCAAACCGTCACCGCCGAGGTCTTCGCCCGCCACCCCGCCTGTGACGCCATCACTGCCGATATCGACCCGCGCAACATCGGCTCAGGCCGGGTGCTGGAGAAGGCCGGTTTCATCGCCACCCACCACGCCAAGAACACCTTCTGCATCAACGGCGAATGGTCTGACAGCACCTACTACCGGCTGGATCGCCCCGCCCCGTGA
- a CDS encoding lysophospholipid acyltransferase family protein, translating into MDQRHQVARDITYANSVRSKPGRAFVKLLENATGRIGLIKRADGYESDVAQGEDFWDVIRRRYGLSLRVTRGSLENIPTTGPLVLVANHPYGILDGLMMGHILSETRGDFRILAHQVFKRSEELNRIILPIDFDGTREAQATNLATRKASLDYLGQGGAIGVFPGGTVSTSARLLSRPLDPGWRRFTAKMIAKSGATVVPVFFEGANSRLFQMASHIHSTLRIALLIKEFRARIDEPVDVAIGQPIPRHEIDSRARDPKALMDFLREATYSLSNTPVRAREYGKEFEDFHKA; encoded by the coding sequence ATGGACCAGCGCCACCAGGTCGCCCGTGACATCACCTATGCCAACTCGGTGCGCTCCAAGCCGGGCCGTGCCTTCGTGAAGCTGCTGGAAAACGCCACCGGGCGGATCGGGCTGATAAAGCGGGCCGATGGCTACGAGAGCGACGTGGCGCAAGGCGAGGACTTTTGGGATGTGATCCGCCGCCGCTATGGGCTGAGCCTTCGCGTTACCCGGGGCAGCCTTGAAAACATCCCCACCACCGGCCCGCTGGTGCTGGTGGCCAACCATCCCTATGGCATCCTCGACGGGCTGATGATGGGCCATATCCTGAGCGAGACGCGGGGCGATTTTCGGATTCTGGCGCATCAGGTCTTCAAGCGGTCCGAAGAGCTGAACCGGATCATCCTGCCGATCGACTTTGACGGCACGCGCGAGGCGCAGGCCACCAACCTCGCCACCCGCAAGGCTTCGCTCGACTATCTGGGGCAAGGCGGGGCGATTGGCGTGTTTCCGGGCGGCACGGTGAGCACCTCGGCGCGCCTTCTTTCGCGCCCGCTCGATCCGGGCTGGCGGCGCTTTACTGCCAAGATGATCGCCAAGTCGGGGGCAACGGTGGTGCCGGTGTTCTTTGAGGGTGCCAACAGTCGCTTGTTCCAGATGGCCAGCCACATTCACTCGACCCTGCGGATTGCGCTGCTGATCAAGGAGTTCCGCGCCCGCATCGACGAGCCGGTGGATGTGGCCATTGGTCAGCCGATCCCGCGGCATGAAATCGACAGTCGCGCCCGCGATCCCAAAGCTCTGATGGATTTCTTGCGCGAGGCCACGTATAGCCTGTCGAACACGCCTGTTCGTGCACGCGAATACGGCAAGGAATTTGAGGATTTTCACAAGGCGTAA
- the argC gene encoding N-acetyl-gamma-glutamyl-phosphate reductase: MTAKIAILGASGYTGAELVRIIATHPGMEVAALAAERKAGMEMRDVFPHLAHLDLPKLVKIDEIDFSAIDLCFCALPHVTSQQVIPGLPEGLKVVDLSADFRLRDPAEYEKWYGQPHQAVELQEQAVYGLTEFYRDEIKGARFVAGTGCNAATGLFSLLPLFKGGLIDPDSVIIDMKVGVSGAGRALKENLLHAELSEGWMPYAAGGKHRHLGEFDQEFSKAAGREVRVQFTPTLIPANRGILSAAYVQGDAKAIHATLVEAYQDEPFCHVLPFGQVPSTRSVRGSNMVHFGVAAERAEGRATVFAALDNLTKGSSGQAVQNANLMLGLEETEGLMMAPLFP; this comes from the coding sequence ATGACCGCAAAGATCGCCATTCTGGGCGCCTCCGGCTACACCGGCGCCGAACTCGTGAGGATTATTGCCACCCATCCGGGCATGGAGGTGGCCGCGCTGGCTGCCGAGCGCAAGGCAGGCATGGAGATGCGTGACGTGTTCCCGCATCTGGCCCATCTTGACCTGCCCAAGCTGGTGAAAATTGACGAGATCGACTTTTCTGCCATCGACCTCTGCTTTTGCGCCTTGCCGCATGTGACCAGCCAGCAGGTGATCCCCGGTTTGCCCGAGGGGCTGAAGGTGGTGGACCTCTCCGCCGACTTCCGGCTGCGCGATCCGGCGGAGTACGAAAAGTGGTATGGCCAGCCGCATCAGGCGGTGGAGTTGCAAGAGCAAGCGGTTTACGGGCTGACCGAGTTTTACCGCGATGAGATCAAGGGCGCGCGGTTTGTGGCCGGGACGGGCTGCAATGCGGCAACCGGGCTGTTCAGCCTGCTGCCGCTGTTCAAGGGCGGGCTGATCGACCCTGACTCGGTTATCATCGACATGAAGGTTGGGGTTTCTGGCGCTGGACGGGCGCTGAAGGAGAACCTGCTGCATGCCGAGTTGAGCGAGGGCTGGATGCCCTATGCGGCGGGCGGCAAGCACCGGCATTTGGGCGAGTTCGATCAGGAGTTTTCCAAAGCGGCGGGGCGCGAGGTGCGGGTGCAGTTTACCCCCACGTTGATCCCGGCGAACCGGGGCATCCTTTCGGCGGCCTATGTGCAGGGGGACGCCAAGGCGATTCACGCGACGCTGGTTGAGGCATATCAAGACGAGCCGTTCTGCCATGTGCTACCCTTTGGGCAGGTGCCTTCGACCCGCTCGGTCCGGGGCAGTAACATGGTGCATTTCGGCGTGGCCGCAGAGCGGGCCGAGGGCCGGGCGACGGTGTTTGCCGCGCTTGATAACCTGACCAAGGGCTCCAGCGGGCAGGCGGTGCAGAACGCCAACCTGATGTTGGGGCTGGAAGAAACCGAGGGGCTGATGATGGCCCCGTTGTTCCCGTAG